CGTCTTTCATATCGAGCATGACCGGCCTGACAAATTTCTCATATATGGTGCGGCCGTCACGGTGTTCAGGTATGTTGCTCTTGGCCAGTTCAAGGTGTTCGAGAAAGGCGGGTTCGAAGGGTTCGCTAAAAAGCTGGTCGGCCAACTGCAAAACTCTGCCGGCATATTTTATGTTCTGAACCGTCTCAATCCCGGAAAGCTCGTCAAAAAACCAACCGCAACTAGTGTACATGAGCATTAAGTGGCGTTGGAGCTCCATGAGCTTCAGAACCGTGATCTCGTCCTCGGAGTTTAAGGGACGGGTCGCGTGGCTGATCATAAACGCACTGATGCGCTCGGGGGATCGATCCACGATGATATCGATGTAGTCGTCTCGAGCCGCCCAGGGATCGGTCAGAAATTTGCTGGCCATTTGTTCATAAGCCGGGTTCACGGCATCGCGGAGCCAGTCCAGGGCCGCACGCAGGGGGGCTCGCCAACCCTGGTTCCAACCTGAGTGGCCGCCGCTGTTGCACCCGCAATCGGCCCGCCAACGTTCTATGCCGTGCTCGCAGCTCCACGAGCTGTTCTCAAAGATCTCCACTTCGAACGCCGGTGGATGCTCCTCCAGGTACCGGCCATAATTTGTCACCTGCGCCAGGCCGTTGGACTCGATGTGATGGAGCGCATGCGCCAGGGCCATGTCACCGTTGCGATGATGATGCCCATAGCTTTCGCCATCCGTGGCGATGTGGACGAGGCGAGGCGAGTCGTCAGCGAACGCGGACAGCAGCCGGTTGGCGAAGACCTCGCCGTTGTCGAGCAATCCTTCAAAGGCCAGAGCCTGGGCAATGGGACCGTCGTAAAAAAACAGGTTCATGACGCGGCCAGACGGCAGCGACACCCGGTAGGGTATGGCAGGATAGATTTTGCCATCACTCACGTCCTGCCACTCATTACCATCAAGGGGTCGCACCCGGCTGGCCTGCCTGGGGGCAAGTATGGCAAAGGTGATGCCGTGTTGGGCCATGAGGTCCAGGCTTTCCAGATCTACCGCCGTCTCCGGGAGCCACAACCCTTCCGGCTTGCGTCCAAAGCGATATTCAAAATCATTTATGCCCCAGATAATCTGGGTGCTCTTGTCACGGCGGTTGGCCAGCGGTAGGATCATGTGATTGTAGGCTTGGGCCAAGGCATTGCCATGACCGGAGAATTTCTCCAGGCTCTGCCGGTCACCGTCTATAATTGCCCCATAGGCGTCGGGGGCGTACTTCTGCATCCAGAGCAAGACCGTCGGACCGAAGTTGAAGCTTATGCTGGCATAATTATTCACCAGTTGGGCAATCCGTCCTTCCGTATCCCAGATTCTCGACACGGCGTTGGCCGCGTAGCATTCGGCGGTGATCCGCTCGTTCCAATCGTGGTAAGGGAACGCCGAATCTTGGATCTCAATGGCCTCCAGCCAGGGGCTTTCTCTGGGAGGTTGATAAAAATGCCCATGGATACAAACAAATCGGTTCATCAGTTAGTCCTCCGGTTGTAGACTTACAATGAGAAAGGCAACACTAAACATTGCAGCAAAGGCGATGGCTCGGTAAGGAAACTGACGGTGCTCAAGGGGTTCCAAGTGATCCGCCGAGCCATTGTGGCCCAATAGTGGAAAGCATTATTTTTCCTTTGATGTTAATTTTTAATAATACTCAAATCCACCAT
This Desulfobaccales bacterium DNA region includes the following protein-coding sequences:
- a CDS encoding DUF3536 domain-containing protein, with amino-acid sequence MNRFVCIHGHFYQPPRESPWLEAIEIQDSAFPYHDWNERITAECYAANAVSRIWDTEGRIAQLVNNYASISFNFGPTVLLWMQKYAPDAYGAIIDGDRQSLEKFSGHGNALAQAYNHMILPLANRRDKSTQIIWGINDFEYRFGRKPEGLWLPETAVDLESLDLMAQHGITFAILAPRQASRVRPLDGNEWQDVSDGKIYPAIPYRVSLPSGRVMNLFFYDGPIAQALAFEGLLDNGEVFANRLLSAFADDSPRLVHIATDGESYGHHHRNGDMALAHALHHIESNGLAQVTNYGRYLEEHPPAFEVEIFENSSWSCEHGIERWRADCGCNSGGHSGWNQGWRAPLRAALDWLRDAVNPAYEQMASKFLTDPWAARDDYIDIIVDRSPERISAFMISHATRPLNSEDEITVLKLMELQRHLMLMYTSCGWFFDELSGIETVQNIKYAGRVLQLADQLFSEPFEPAFLEHLELAKSNIPEHRDGRTIYEKFVRPVMLDMKDVGAHYALSSLFQDIGERSSIYAYSATREDYRSFQVGGSRLVIGRATVTSEVTHVSSSLCFGVLHLGDHSIACGTGEYQGAQKYEALAQEISAAFAGADFPKTILLLGKYFGTSTYSLTSLFADERRKVLNLIMGPTLREAEAAYSSIYEHHAPLIRFLTGSGTPRPQVLSVAADLCLNAKVRRVIQAEGLDPEVVRPLLEEARLAGATLDATALGLLLAVNIESLAEQLLEQPDDLARLERLNKAAQLVRTLPFEINLWKTQNICYKILQAHCPTFNEKASLGDQNAQEWLRHSTVLAENFLLRVPICPVSNKPAQG